The Isorropodon fossajaponicum endosymbiont JTNG4 genome segment CAAAATTCAAGCTAATATGGATCCAAAACACCATGATCGTCTTGCTTTTATGCGCATTGTTAGTGGGCAGTACAAAAAGGGCATGAAAGTCCTGCAAGTATCAACCAACAAACAAATCAAAATTAGTAATGCAGTGACTTTTATGTCGCGCGAACGCACCTGTACAGAGGCGGCCTACGCTGGCGATGTGATTGGTATTCACAACCATGGTGGTATTAGCATTGGCGATACCTTTACCCAAGGCGAAAAACTCACTTTTCAGGGTATTCCAAATTTTGCACCAGAGCTGTTCCGTCGCGCTCAACTTAAAGACCCACTCAAAGCCAAAGCCTTACAAAAAGGCTTAAATCAGCTTTCGGAAGAAGGCGCAACCCAAGTATTTCGTCCAATTATCAACTCATCGCAAATTCTAGGTGCTGTTGGTATTTTGCAATTTGATGTAGTTGCACATCGCTTAAAATATGAATACGGTGTTGATTGTCAATTTGAAACCATTAACATTGCAACGGCGCGCTGGGTGATAGGCAGTGACAAAGACATCGAGCAACTTAAAATCAAAGCAGGTAATAATGTTGCTATTGATGCAAAAGGCATGCTCACTTATCTTGCACCATCTAGTGTTAACTTGCAATTAACCATAGAACGCCACCCTAACTTGGTTTTTTCAGCAACCCGTGAGCATTAATTAAAAAAATTGCTTGAATGGCACACAAGGCTTCACCACGCCATTTACTCTTAAATTCTCTTACCTAGCATCCTTTTTAAAGTACTGTCTTTATCCATGAAGTGATGCTTAATAGCACCCGCTAAATGTAGAAAAATAGCGATAATCATAGTCCAACCAGCATTGGCATGAGTGCCACTCATAAAACTAGCAAGAGCAGCATTATGTGCAATTGCTTTTTTAGCCACTGGATCAAAATTAGCGGCAACAATTTCCAAACCAAACACTGAAACGCCATAACCGCCTGCGCCTGACATAATAAATCCTGAAATTGGCATAACAATCGTTGCAATAATTAACACCCAGTGTACAATTTTTGATAAATTATATTCAATCTTTGTGTAATTAGCTGCAGGTTGCAACCAGCCATTAACAAAACGCCAATAAATTCTAATAACAATCACGACAAAAATCAAAACACCAATTGACTTATGGATAGGATAAAGTGTAAACACTTCATTCTCGCTCATATAAACACCAATTACCTCTAAAGTGATGATTACCAAGCCAACTACCCAATGCAACAGCACTGTCAAGCCAGATAATTTTTGTTTCGTATCTTTATTTATCATAATATTTACTTTTCATCCTTAAAAAATTATTAAGGCGTGCAAAAAACTCTTAAACCTGTTATCACTTCTCAAATTTAAAAAAGAAGATTTTTATAATCCAATTGCAAACTGTGATATTTGAAAAGATTGCTAAAATACGACAACTTTACATTTTGCTCATTAATTTGAGATTCTATCACGTATCTAAGTTCGGTATTGCCATTGGCATATTTTTTTTCGAACTCTTGTGTTTTTGTTGTATTAATTATGAGTTGCTCCTTATTTATATCAAGAATTTTTTCAAAGCGCTTAATTGCATCAAGGTACTATCATTACTATCTTGTAACTCTAAGATCTTATCTTTCCTACTTAAATTTAATATTCTTAACTCGTTTTTTTTGAAATCAAACCACTATTAAGAGATTTTTTTAATGGAAAAGCAATGCTAAACCCTACATTCAAAATATTATCATTTCTAGTACTACTAAAAATAGATTTACTACTTCTAACTGTTTGCGTACCTAGACTTAAATCCACTTTTGGCTTACTTTGATTGCTCAAACTACGTATCTTTCTATGAATTTTAGTTTTTTTAAATTCTAAATTTTTAATGGTGTTTAAATTATTAATTTTCAACCCATCAACCACATCTATAATTTTTCTAGTTTTAGATCATTATTTTTAATTTTAATGCCTGTTAAATTTTGTAATTCTTTATTAATACTTTGTAATTCTCGCTGGACCTCCTCTATCAGGCTAATATTTTGATTTTGATAATTATTTGTTTGCAACAACACATCTGACTTATCTACCAAATTACTTTTAAATCTTTGGTTTATCAAATTTAATTGTCTTTTTCCATTGGCAAGGCTTTTATTGGCGATATTTACCTTGTGTTCTAAAAATTTCATTTTCCAAAACTTTTTTAGACTATTGTTAATAAAATTATTTGTATTAATTTCCACTTGCAAATTACCTATTTTTTGATTGATAAGCGCTAAATCTGTATCAAGCGTGGTATTGATGCCTGCTTTATTTTTTGCCAAGCCGTTAGAAGTGTCTATTTTTCTAGAAAAGTTCCAATCAAGATATGAATTTGCAATATTATTATCAATCGACAAACCATCATTAATACTATTTTGAATTTCAATATTGATTAAATACAAGCAGGGCAATAAAACCAGTGTTAATATTGAAGCAAATAACAAGCCATTGCCCATTGCCATTGGTCTAAGCAATAAATCTATGCCCCCGAACCATACACCATTGGTAAAATTCCAGCCAAGGTTGTTAGTGTTGTTAACACAATCGCTCGTAATCTATCTTTAGTACCAGAAGCAATTAACCCAATTATTTCTTCCTTTTCTTGTGTTGGATTAATTTTCTTGTGATTTAAATGATTAACTAATACAAGAGAGCCATTAACAACAACACCCACTAATGCCAACGTACCCAACATTGAAAAGAAACTTAACGAGTCACCATGGAGGAAAAATGCCCAAATAACGCCAATTACCCCAGAAGGGATTGATAACAAAACCAATATAGGTTGTGAGTAGGAATTAAATAATAGACTTAATAACAAAAACATTGCTAATATAAAAGCATTTTTAAAGTCTTGCATGGATTGTTTATCCTCTTTGCCGCCGCCTTCTACCACGGTACGAATGTTGGGAAATTTCTGTTTGATGTTAAATTTTTCAAAAATATCTTTAATCGCAATGGATGAACTTGTTGCTTTATCATCAATACTGGCGCTGATTAAAACTGATTGCTGCCCTTGATAATGGTTGTAATCTGACTCTCCACTGATGTGTTGTAATGTTGTAAATTGAGCAAATGCAATTGCTTTTAATGTGCCTGCAATATGTTTCGCTTATTCTTTATTCATGAAATTATTTTATCATTCAAATAGAAAAAAAATTAATCATTGACTTGTTTCTTAAAACAATAAAGAAGTAATATCAAAAAAACCAAATTCATTTTGAATTACCCACAACAACCTGAAATAGCACATACCATACTGCAATAGTCTAATTTTATTGGACACAAAGATAGCCTTATAATACAAACCATAAGGAGGTCAGTAATGACACAATATAAATCAAGAAAACAACGAGTGACTTTTACCGTTGAACATTCTGTTCAATACCCCCTTGAGGGGGAAACACTAGATTATGCCAAACTCATGGTGCATGAGAATTACACCAATAAAAAAAATCATGATAATATCAGGAGCTTGCTCCTCAGCAGTTAGCAGATGGAGAAAACAATACCTAGCAGAGCTTGGTGGACAAACACCAGAGTCAGGCAAAGCGCTGACTTCTGAACAACAAACAATACAACTGCTTGAGAAACAACTTTGGCGCGCACAAAGGGACAATGAAATCTTAAAAAAGGCAACAGCCTTGTTCGCTGTGGACAATCACCAAGTGATATGATTATCAAGATAAACAAGGCTTGCCAACAATACAATACTAAAGAATTATGAGCATTACTCAAACTTCCTCGCAGTAGTTATTACTATCAAGTCAAAGATAAGCGAGTAAACAACAACACCAACGCTATGATTAAATTAATCAAACAAACTGCTATTGAAGTCGGATACACCTATGGCAAACGCAGAATGCGAGTAGTTTTGAATAACCAAGGTTATAACATTGGTATTTACCAAACTGCAACGCTAATGAAAAAAGCCAATGTAGTTGCCATACGCCCAAGAAAGCGTCATTATTACCCTAATACTAGATTGATGTTTAAAAAGGCAAAAAACCTATTAAATCGTGTGTTTGAGCAGCAATCAATTAATACGCATTGGGTTGGTGATATTACCTATATCAAAACCTATCAAGGTGGGAGTTATTTAGCCAGTGTGTTGGATTTAGGCTCAAGACAAGTTGTTGGTTGGGCATTGTCAAAACAGCCTAATGCTCAGTTGGCAAAGGATGCGCTTAGTAATGCTGTGTCTAGACACCAGCCCAATACAAATAAACACATGTTCCACTCTGATCAAGGGACTCAATACTCTTCTAAAGTTTTTATTGATTATTGCAACAAGAACAACATTACTCAAAGCATGAGCAGGCGAGGTAATTGTTGGGATAATGCGGTCATGGAGCGTTTCTTTAGAAGTCTGAAGACTGAGAGATTAAATTATCAAAGTTTTGCAAATCATAGTGAAGTCGTGCAAAATGTAGAGGGTTATATCTACTTGTATAATTACAAAAGGATTCATTCAGCGATTGGGTATTTAACACCTGCTCAAAAGATGGCTGAATTGAAAAAAGCGGCTTGAAATGTGTCCAAGTAGGTTAGAGCATTGCAAAGCGTGGTGTGATATACAAATGGCAGAAAAAGATGCCAGCCTAAATGATAAGGAAAAAAGTGACATCAAGCCAATAGAACGCACCAAAATGGTTATGACCAGAAGCAAGGACGATCCTAAAGAAATGTATGATTGGCTAGGCACAAAAGAGTACCGTAAAGAGTTGGACAAGCAATTTAAAAATGAAAAATCTAATTTTAAAATAGCCATTGTGGTGGATATGTGGCTGACAGGGTTTGATGTGCCATTTTTGGACTCAATTTATATTGACAAGCCAATCAAACAGCACAACTTGATTTAAACCATTTCTCGAGTTAATCGAAAATTTAAAGGAAAAAAACAAAGGCTTGGTGATTGATTATATTGGTATTAAAAAGCAAATGAACCTTGCTTTAGCTAAATACAATCAAGGCGAAAGAGAAGACTTAGAAGAATCTTTAATCATCGTTAGAAATCATTTGGATTTGTTGGATAAAGTTTTTCATCAATTTGATGGCTCGAACTATTTTAATGATACCGCATTAGAACAGCTAGATACTTTGAATGGGGCAGTTGAATACGTGCAACTCACCAAAGTGCTTGAAATTCGTTTTATGGGGTTGGTAAAACACTTAAAAGCCGCTTATGATATTTGTGCAGGTAGTGAGTAATTAACGCCAATAGAAAGGGATTTTGTGCATTTTTATTTAGCTATTCGTTCAATCGTTTTTAAGCTAACAAACGACAATGCACCTGACACCACCCAAATGAATGCTAAAGTTCGTGACATGATAAGAAATGCTTTAAAAAGTGATGGCGTTGAAGAAATTTTTAAACTTGGTAATGAGGCAGAAACTGAGCAAGATATTTTTGATGAAGATTATTTGGCAAAAATTGATAAAATAAAACTACCCAACACAAAGATAAAGTTACTACAGCAACTCTTAGCGCAAGCCATTGCAGAAATTAAAAAAGTTAAAAAAGTTAAAGGGGTTGATTTTTCTAAAAAATGCAATCTTTAGTTGAACGCTACAATGAAAGAAAAGAAGACGACGTATTGCGTGGTGAAGTTTACGAAGAAATGGCCAATCAACTCACTGATTTAATTTGTCAAATTAAACAAGAGTTTTCAGCAGGTGATGTGCTGGGGATTGATTTTGAGCAAAAAGAATTTTACGATATTTTAAAAGACTTGTGCATTAAATATGATTTTAAATACCCTGAGGACAAGCTTATTGAATTGGCAAAATCAGTTAAAAATTTAGTCAATGAACAAGTCAAATTTTCAGATTGGAACAAACGAGATGATATTAAATCTGCTTTAAAGGTGGGACTGATATTATTGTTAGATAAATACGGCTATCCACCTGTGGAGCGGGACGAAATTTACAAGGATATTTTTGAACAGGCTGAAAATTTTAAAAAATATCATTCAGGCGATTCAATAAAGTAAAATACCCATCTTTTATTTTTATAATTTTTTTCATGCCGATTATCACCCTGCCAGACGGAACCCAAAAAACATTTGAGCAGGCGCTTAGCGTTGCGCAAGTGGCAAAGTCTATTGGCTCGGGTTTGGCTAAAGCTGCATTGGCTGGTGAGGTTGGTGGTGAGTTGGTTGATACGTCGTTTTTAATCAAGACAGATGTTAATCTTGAGATTATTACGGCGAGTGATGACAAAGGGCTTGGGGTTATTCGCCATTCTACAGCGCACTTATTGGCACAAGCCACGCAAATGCTTTATCCAAAGGCACAAGTGACAATTGGTCCTGTGATTGACAATGGTTTTTATTATGATTTTGCATATTCAGATGGCTTTTCAGAGGGTGATTTAGCCAAAATTGAAAAAAATATGCACAAACTGGTTAAGCAAAATCTTAAGATTGAAAGATTTGAGATGGGTCGTGATGAAGCGATACAATTTTTTAAAGATAAGGGCGAGTATTACAAAGCTGAAATTATTGAGTCAATTCCTGTGGATCAAACATTATCTTTGTATAAGCAAGGGAATTTTATTGACCTTTGCCGTGGACCACATGTACCTTCGACTGCTAAGTTAAAAGCCTTTAAATTAATGAAATTGGCAGGTGCTTACTGGCGTGGTGACTCTAATAATGAAATGTTACAACGTGTGTATGGCACAGCTTGGGCAACCAAGCAAGATTTAGAAACACATTTGCACAGATTGGAAGAAGCTTCAAACCGCGACCATCGTAAAATTGGCAAAATTCAAGACTTGTTTCACATGCAAGAAGAAGCACCAGGCATGGTATTTTGGCACGCCAAAGGTTGGACATTGTACCAATTGGTTGAGCAAACTATGCGCGGTATTTTCAAAGATAATGGCTATCAAGAGGTACATACACCACAATTAATTGATAAAAGCCTTTGGGAAAAATCAGGCCATTGGGATAAATTTGGCGATGCTATGTTTACCACCAGCTCTGAAAATCGTGATTATGCAGTGAAACCCATGAATTGTCCTGCACATATCCAAATTTATAACCAGGGCTTAAAATCTTATCGTGATTTACCACTGCGCTTGGCAGAGTTTGGCTCGTGCCATCGCAATGAGCCTTCAGGTACGTTGCACGGTATTATGCGTGTGCGTAATTTTGTACAAGATGATGGCCATATTTTTTGTACGCCTGAGCAAATTCAAGTTGAGGTTTCAACCTTTATTGATTTGACTTTTGCTGTGTATAAGCATTTTGGTTTTGATAACGTTGATATTAAACTTTCAACTCGTCCAGAAAATCGTGTGGGTTCAGACGAGGTATGGGATAAAGCCGAGGCGGCATTAGCAGAAGCACTTGATGCCAAAGGTATTAAATGGGAATTGCAAGAAGGCGAAGGTGCATTCTACGGGCCTAAAATTGAGTTTGTATTAAAAGATTGCCTAGAACGACAGTGGCAGTGTGGTACATTGCAAGTAGATTTTTCTATGCCAGAGCGCCTAGGCGCGCAATTCATTGATGAGAATAGTGTAAAGCAAACCCCTGTCATGTTGCACCGTGCAATTTTGGGTTCGCTAGAACGATTTGTGGGTATTTTAATTGAACATTACGAGGGCGCGTACCCTTGTTGGTTAGCACCTATTCAAGCAGTTATTATTAATATTTCTGAAAAACAAGCAGATTTTGTTATCGGTACAACTAAAAAGTTAAAAAAACAAGGACTTAGAGTCATTTCGGACTTGCGGAATGAGAAGATAGGCTTTAAAATACGCGAGCATTCATTACAACGTTATCCTTATATTTTAATCGTGGGTGATCGTGAAATGGAAAATAGTCAAATTTCAGTACGGCAACGTGGCGGTGAAGATTTAGGTGCAATGAGTATTGAAGCGTTTGTAGAAAAGGTAAACCAGGAGACATTATTAAAAAAACAAATAAAGTAAAAACTCGAATTAATGACACCATTAGAGTAGCAGAAGTTCGACTGATTGACGCTAAAGGCGAGCAACTTGGTATTGTTGATACCGATATTGCGAAGCAAAAAGCAACGCAGGCTGGGCTAGATTTAGTAGAGGTTTCTCCCAATGCTCAGCCACCTGTTTGCAAGATTATGGATTTTGGTAAGTTTCTTTATGAATTAAAGAAACAAAAGAAAGAAGCTAAGAAGAAACAAAAAAGAAACACAGTTAAAACCATTAAGTATCGTCCAGGCACCGAAGAGGGTGATTATCAAATTAAATTTAAGAATTTGGTGAAATTTTTAGACAATGGTGACAAGGTTAAAGTTAGTATTTGGTTCCGCGGTCGCGAAATGCAACACAAGGAACTAGGCATGGAAATGCTAGACAGAATTGAAAAGGACACAGAAGAATTTGCCAATGTAGAGCAAAAGGCAAAATTAGAGGGTCGTCAGCTAGGCATGATGCTGGCACCCAAATCAAAGAAAAAGTAAGACTTAAAAAGTCTGAAAATAAAAAAAGCCTGATAGGGCAATAAAAGGAGTAAATGATGCCAAAGTTAAAAACCAATAGAGGGGCTGCAAAGCGCTTCAAAAAAACTGCCAGTGGTGGTTATAAATGTAAACACTCTCACCTACGTCATATTCTGACCAAGAAGAGTACTTCTAGAAAACGCAGTTTGCGCGCACCAGACACGGTTGAGAAAGCCGATGTACCAATGGTTCGTAAAATGTTACCGTATAGTTAATTTAGGAGTATAAGAAAATGGCAAGAGTATCAAGAGGTGTGCAAGCACACGCTAAACATAAGAAAATTTTAAAGAAAGCCAAGGGTTATTATGGCGCAAGATCTAAAGTATATCGCGCTGCTAAACAAGCGGTTATTAAAGCAGGGCAGTACGCGTATCGTGATCGTCGTCAAAGACGTCGTCAATTTCGCCGGCTTTGGATTGTGCGTATTAATGCTGAGGCACGTAATAACGGTTTAAGCTATTCAAGAATGATTGATGGCATGAGCAAAGCAGGCATTGAAATTGATCGTAAAGTTTTATCAGACATTGCTATTTTTGATAAAGCGGCATTTGCAAAAATTGCAGATCAGGCAAAACAGGCTTTAGTTGCATAATAAATAATAATAGGAGTTAGATATGAAGAATAAAATTGTTTTATTAGCGTTATCCGTTATATTTTTATCATCTTGTCAATCGTCAATGAATCGATTTACTCAAGATGAAAGAGGTGCAAATACGTATTCTTCTGCCGAAACTGGTCAATTATCTAGCGTACTAGAAGGGCGCATTATTTCTATTAAACCTATTAAATTATCAGGCTCTAAAGCTTTAGGCGCTGGTGTTGGTGCAGCTTTAGGCGCTGGTGTTGCGGCAAGTGCCGTGGGTGGTGAGAGAGATAAGATACCTGCTGCTATTGTAGGTAGTCTACTTGGCGCTATGGCAGGTCGAGCTATTGAAGAAAATGCAACTGCTGAAACTGGATTTGAATTTTTGATTAAGTTGAGTAGTGGGCAAATCAAAGCTTTTGTGCAAAAATCTCAACAAGAGCTAAGAGTAGGCGGATCAGGTTTATGTTATTCATGGTGGACAAACAGTGCGTCTGACACGTCAATAGTTTGATTGTGATAGGCGCTATTCTTGATAGGGCTAAGACCTCTATTGCAAAAACACAAAACCTACAAGAGCTTGAAGATTTAAGAGTCAGTTTTTTAGGTAAAAAAGGCGAACTAACTGCTTTATTAAAAGGCTTGGGTAAACTCTCAAAAGAGCAATGCCCTAAAATGGGCGAAGCCATTAATCAGGCTAAAGTTAGCATACAAACACTACTAACTGATAAAAAAAATCATTTAGAGCTTATTGCATTAGAAAAGCGCTTATTAGCAGAAAAAATTGACGTCTCCTTACCAGGGCGACATGCTGAAATGGGTGGGTTGCACCCAATCACAATAACGCTTAATCGCATTCAATCTCTATTTGCAAAAAATGGTTTTGAAGTGGCGATAGGCCCTGAAATAGAAGACGATTTTCATAATTTTACCGCGCTTAATATCCCTGAACATCATCCAGCACGTGCTATGCATGATACGTTTTATTTTGATAAAAATACGGTACTAAGAACACACACATCCCCTGTGCAAATTCGCACATTGGAAAAACAAAAACCACCAGTGCGTATCATTGCACCTGGGCGGGTTTTTCGTTGTGATTCAGATATTACACACACCCCGATGTTTCACCAAGTTGAAGGTTTGATTGTTGATAAACATGCAAATTTTGCACAGCTTAAGGGTTTATTGATTGATTTCTTGCGTGCTTATTTTGAAAAAGAAGCATTGAAAGTACGCTTTCGTCCTTCGTATTTTCCATTTACTGAGCCATCTGCAGAAGCTGATATTGAATGCGTTATTTGTAGTGGTAAAGGTTGTCGAGTGTGTAAAAAAACAGGCTGGCTTGAGGTGTTAGGTTGTGGCGTTGTTCATTCTAATGTGTTGTCATTAGTCAATATTGATTCAGAGGTTTATACTGGGTTGGCATTTGGCATAGGGATTGAGCGTTTGGCAATGTTGCGTTATGGTGTGAATGATTTACGTCTTTTCTTTGAAAATGACAGTCGTTTTTTAAGGCAATTTAGATGAATATTTTATCAAACTGGTTACGTGAATGGGTAAATCCTAATGTAACTGATGAAACATTAGCAGAACAATTAACCATGGCAGGGCTTGAGGTTGATGGTATTACACCTATTGCACCAGCTTTTAAAGGTGTTGTTGTGGGTCATGTTGTTTCTTGTGATAAGCATCCTGATGCTGACAAGCTAAATTTGTGCCAAGTTGATGTGGGTGAGGCTGAAAATTTGCAAATTATTTGTGGTGCTAAAAACATCCATTCAGGCTTGAAAGTAATTGTTGCTACGGTTGGCGCTAAGTTGCCAGGTGGTTTAAAGATTAAAAAAGCCAAATTGCGGGGCGTTGAGTCGTTTGGCATGATTTGCTCAGAATCTGAATTAGGCATGATTGATTCATCACAAGGCATTGCTGAGCTTGAAGATGATGCGCCCATTGGGCAGGATATTAGAGCGTATTTAAATCTTGATGATCATGTTATTGAATTAGACATTACACCTAATCGTGGTGATTGTTTTTCAGTTTTAGGTGTTGCCCGTGAAGTGAGTGCTAACTATAATTTGGCTTTTGATTTGCCAGAATTTGAAGTATTTTCGCAAGGCGATTGCGCCATTGGTGCTAGTGTTAGTAATACGCAAGCTTGCCCAAAGTATTTAACAAGAACCATCACAGGTATTGACAATACAGTTAAAACACCTAAATGGATAGCTGATAAGCTAGTACGCTCTGGTCAACAACTTCATTTCCCTGTGGTTGATATTACCAACTTTGTTTTATTAGAATTGGGTCAGCCCATGCATGCGTTTGATTTGTCAAAGTTAACAGGTGATGTTAAAGTTAGAATGGCAAAATCTGGTGAACGACTTGAGTTGTTGAATGAAACCACGCTAAAGCTAAAAGAAGATACCCTGGTCATTGCTGATAGCGATTCAGTGCTTGCTATTGCAGGTGTTATGGGCGGCATGGCCAGCGCTACTCAAAATAATTCTAGCAATATATTATTAGAAAGTGCTTTTTTTGAGCCAGTATCCATTGCAGGAAAGGCCAGAAGTTATGGCTTGCATACCGAGTCATCCTTGCGTTTTGAGCGTGGTGTGGATTTTAATATGACTGAGTTGGCAATGGAGCGCGCCACACAACTTATTGTTGAAATTTGTGGCGGTCAGGCAAGTAAAGTTAATGCTTGTATTGACAAGAGTGCATTGCCAGAATTAAAGCCAATTACCATTAGTCAAGAAAAAATTCAAAAGATTTTAGGCTTTGAGTTAGATGCCAAATGGATTGAGCAAAAATTTATTAATCTTGGGTTTGAAATATCACAACAAACCAATAATTCATGGACCATTATTCCGCCAAGTTTTAGATTTGACATTCGCATTCCTGTTGATTTAATTGAAGAATTGGCAAGGCTGTATGGCTATGACAAATTACCCGTACAAAAACTGTCTTTAGAATCCAATATTAGCACCACTTCTGAGGCTGATATTGACCAGTATGATATTATGCAAAGCTTGGTTAATCGTGGTTATCAAGAGGTTATTACTTATAGTTTTATTTCTGAAAAGTATCAAAATTTAATCAGCCCAGATGCAAAAAAAATCAGACTTTCAAACCCAATTTCAGCTGATATGTCAATCATGCGCTCCTCGCTTATATCAGGCTTATTGCAAACAGTAGAATCTAACCAAAGGCGCGGACATGTAGATGCTAGGTTCTTTGAAATTGGCCTGTGTTTTGATGGTATTAAGGCGGATGAACAATCTAATAAATTAGCCGCTATCGTGACCGGTAATCGCTTTGATGCACAGTGGTCGGCTGATTTACAGCCCCTAGATTTTTTTGACATTAAGGCCGATTTGGAATCATTACTGGCATTAACGAGTGCTGAACTTTCCTTTGAAGCAGCGCAACACACAGCCTTACAAAAAGGGCAAACAGCCAAAATTATATTAAATGGTGAACAAGTAGGTTGGATAGGTGCACTATCACCGATGGTGCAAAAACAATTGTTATTACCTAAATGTTATTTGTTTGAAATTGACTTGGCCAGTATAAAATCGCGCAATATTGCTCAATATAAAGCACTTTCAGCGTATCAACAATCTGGGCGTGATATTGCTTTAGTACTTGATGAAGCTGTGCCTGTGGCTGAGTTAATTCAAAGCGTTAAGGCCATGCAGCAGCAATATCTTGTTGATGTTAACTTGTTTGATGTTTACATAGGAGAGGGGGTTGAGTCAGGCAAGAAAAGTGTTGCACTTAGTTTAACTTATCAGTCACTAGAAGGCACATTAACAGAGACTCAGCTTAATGCTAAAGTTGATGAAGTACTGGTGTTAATGCAAGTTCAATATTCAGCCACACTTAGATAATGTCAATTACTAAAAAAGATATTGCCAGAGCATTGGTAAAAAGCATGGACATAACCCATGTCCATGCATTGGCAATTACGCATGATTTTTTTGACCAAATCAAACAAACGCTAGCCTCTGGAGAGTCAGTAAAACTGTCTAGCTTTGGTAACTTTGTGATTAGAGAGAAATCTGCCAGACCAGGTAGAAATCCTAAAACTGGTGAAGTGGTTGAAATTTCAGCCAGAAAAGTGGTGGTGTTTAAATCAGGACCAAAGTTTAAATCAGCCACTCAAAAAGGCGAATAACCGTAAGCACATCTTAAAGAGTGCAAGTTACAGCGCTAAAATCCCGCCAATATTATTAAAGACTATTTAGAATTGGTTGTTAATCCGTAATAGCTGACATAAAACCTTTTAATACCGGCATTATCTTGTCAATAATTTCTTGATTTTTAGCCACATTGTTCACATGACCTTTGATGGTTTTTTTTGTCTCTTGTAAGGTTGTGTTGTAATCATCATCAAATTCAAAATTTATAAAATAAAAGCCTTTGGCTTTATCTCTAACAGACCTAACTGATAAAAAATCAGTTT includes the following:
- a CDS encoding efflux RND transporter permease subunit; the encoded protein is MAGTLKAIAFAQFTTLQHISGESDYNHYQGQQSVLISASIDDKATSSSIAIKDIFEKFNIKQKFPNIRTVVEGGGKEDKQSMQDFKNAFILAMFLLLSLLFNSYSQPILVLLSIPSGVIGVIWAFFLHGDSLSFFSMLGTLALVGVVVNGSLVLVNHLNHKKINPTQEKEEIIGLIASGTKDRLRAIVLTTLTTLAGILPMVYGSGA
- the pheS gene encoding phenylalanine--tRNA ligase subunit alpha, translating into MGAILDRAKTSIAKTQNLQELEDLRVSFLGKKGELTALLKGLGKLSKEQCPKMGEAINQAKVSIQTLLTDKKNHLELIALEKRLLAEKIDVSLPGRHAEMGGLHPITITLNRIQSLFAKNGFEVAIGPEIEDDFHNFTALNIPEHHPARAMHDTFYFDKNTVLRTHTSPVQIRTLEKQKPPVRIIAPGRVFRCDSDITHTPMFHQVEGLIVDKHANFAQLKGLLIDFLRAYFEKEALKVRFRPSYFPFTEPSAEADIECVICSGKGCRVCKKTGWLEVLGCGVVHSNVLSLVNIDSEVYTGLAFGIGIERLAMLRYGVNDLRLFFENDSRFLRQFR
- a CDS encoding TolC family protein, giving the protein MLRPMAMGNGLLFASILTLVLLPCLYLINIEIQNSINDGLSIDNNIANSYLDWNFSRKIDTSNGLAKNKAGINTTLDTDLALINQKIGNLQVEINTNNFINNSLKKFWKMKFLEHKVNIANKSLANGKRQLNLINQRFKSNLVDKSDVLLQTNNYQNQNISLIEEVQRELQSINKELQNLTGIKIKNNDLKLEKL
- the rpmI gene encoding 50S ribosomal protein L35, with protein sequence MPKLKTNRGAAKRFKKTASGGYKCKHSHLRHILTKKSTSRKRSLRAPDTVEKADVPMVRKMLPYS
- a CDS encoding cytochrome b, producing MINKDTKQKLSGLTVLLHWVVGLVIITLEVIGVYMSENEVFTLYPIHKSIGVLIFVVIVIRIYWRFVNGWLQPAANYTKIEYNLSKIVHWVLIIATIVMPISGFIMSGAGGYGVSVFGLEIVAANFDPVAKKAIAHNAALASFMSGTHANAGWTMIIAIFLHLAGAIKHHFMDKDSTLKRMLGKRI
- the thrS gene encoding threonine--tRNA ligase — its product is MPIITLPDGTQKTFEQALSVAQVAKSIGSGLAKAALAGEVGGELVDTSFLIKTDVNLEIITASDDKGLGVIRHSTAHLLAQATQMLYPKAQVTIGPVIDNGFYYDFAYSDGFSEGDLAKIEKNMHKLVKQNLKIERFEMGRDEAIQFFKDKGEYYKAEIIESIPVDQTLSLYKQGNFIDLCRGPHVPSTAKLKAFKLMKLAGAYWRGDSNNEMLQRVYGTAWATKQDLETHLHRLEEASNRDHRKIGKIQDLFHMQEEAPGMVFWHAKGWTLYQLVEQTMRGIFKDNGYQEVHTPQLIDKSLWEKSGHWDKFGDAMFTTSSENRDYAVKPMNCPAHIQIYNQGLKSYRDLPLRLAEFGSCHRNEPSGTLHGIMRVRNFVQDDGHIFCTPEQIQVEVSTFIDLTFAVYKHFGFDNVDIKLSTRPENRVGSDEVWDKAEAALAEALDAKGIKWELQEGEGAFYGPKIEFVLKDCLERQWQCGTLQVDFSMPERLGAQFIDENSVKQTPVMLHRAILGSLERFVGILIEHYEGAYPCWLAPIQAVIINISEKQADFVIGTTKKLKKQGLRVISDLRNEKIGFKIREHSLQRYPYILIVGDREMENSQISVRQRGGEDLGAMSIEAFVEKVNQETLLKKQIK
- the rplT gene encoding 50S ribosomal protein L20 → MARVSRGVQAHAKHKKILKKAKGYYGARSKVYRAAKQAVIKAGQYAYRDRRQRRRQFRRLWIVRINAEARNNGLSYSRMIDGMSKAGIEIDRKVLSDIAIFDKAAFAKIADQAKQALVA
- the infC gene encoding translation initiation factor IF-3, translating into MIKKTNKVKTRINDTIRVAEVRLIDAKGEQLGIVDTDIAKQKATQAGLDLVEVSPNAQPPVCKIMDFGKFLYELKKQKKEAKKKQKRNTVKTIKYRPGTEEGDYQIKFKNLVKFLDNGDKVKVSIWFRGREMQHKELGMEMLDRIEKDTEEFANVEQKAKLEGRQLGMMLAPKSKKK